In Rhododendron vialii isolate Sample 1 chromosome 9a, ASM3025357v1, the following are encoded in one genomic region:
- the LOC131300479 gene encoding protein CANDIDATE G-PROTEIN COUPLED RECEPTOR 7-like produces the protein MATVGLFSLFTVLALLSATALAKIGFMEIRSDGRSIIPFDQFGFTHTGHLLLNLSKLSISKVSDPKPDLSKVGFFLCTRDSWIHVLEQVANGDITCPFQSNLIKRVLTFDKLQALDRYDTSFDEPDANQFTLVFGNCVPDLKVSMAVHSSMYNLDPKTNLRDYLSAGRTNLPSIFFTFFLVYSSLAGIWIYVLYNKRLSAFRIHYFMLAVLIMKALNLLCETEDKSYIKKTGTAHGWDVLFYIFSFLKGITLFTLIVLIGTGWSFLKPYLQDKEKKVLMIVIPLQVIANVAQVVIDETSPFGQEHNTWKQVFLLVDVVCCCAVLFPIVWSIKNLREAATTDGKAAVNLMKLTLFRQYYIVVICYIYFTRVAVYALETITSYQYQWTSVVAAELATLAFYVFTGYNFRPKVHNPYFAIDDEEEEAAAEELKKLEDEFEL, from the coding sequence aTGGCCACCGTTggactcttctctctcttcactgTCCTCGCTCTCCTCTCCGCAACCGCCCTCGCCAAGATCGGATTCATGGAGATCCGATCCGACGGCCGATCCATCATCCCCTTCGACCAGTTCGGCTTCACCCACACCGGCCACCTCCTACTCAACCTCTCCAAACTCTCCATCTCCAAAGTCTCCGACCCCAAACCAGACCTCTCCAAAGTCGGATTCTTCCTCTGCACCCGCGACTCCTGGATCCACGTCCTCGAACAAGTCGCCAACGGCGACATCACCTGCCCCTTCCAGTCCAACCTCATCAAACGCGTCCTCACCTTCGACAAACTCCAAGCCCTAGACCGCTACGACACCTCCTTCGACGAACCCGACGCCAATCAGTTCACTCTCGTCTTCGGCAACTGCGTCCCCGATCTCAAAGTCTCCATGGCCGTCCATTCCTCCATGTACAACCTCGATCCCAAGACCAACCTCCGCGATTACTTATCAGCCGGTAGAACCAATCTCCCTTCCATCTTCTTCACCTTCTTCCTCGTTTACTCCTCCTTAGCTGGTATTTGGATCTACGTCCTTTACAATAAGCGCTTGTCTGCTTTCCGAATTCATTACTTTATGCTCGCTGTTCTAATCATGAAGGCATTGAATCTCTTGTGTGAAACCGAGGATAAATCCTATATTAAGAAAACCGGAACCGCACACGGTTGGGATGTGTTGTTTTACATTTTTAGTTTCCTCAAGGGAATTACTCTCTTCACTTTGATTGTGTTGATCGGGACCGGCTGGTCGTTTTTGAAACCCTATTTGCAAGACAAGGAGAAGAAGGTTTTGATGATTGTGATACCCCTGCAAGTAATAGCCAATGTTGCTCAGGTGGTAATCGATGAGACGAGTCCCTTTGGTCAAGAACACAACACTTGGAAGCAAGTTTTCTTGCTGGTGGATGTTGTTTGCTGTTGTGCCGTGTTGTTCCCCATCGTGTGGTCTATTAAGAACTTGCGTGAGGCGGCTACCACTGATGGGAAGGCCGCGGTGAACTTGATGAAGTTGACCTTGTTCAGGCAGTACTACATTGTGGTTATCTGTTATATTTACTTCACGCGCGTTGCGGTTTATGCTTTGGAGACCATTACGTCGTACCAGTATCAGTGGACGAGTGTGGTGGCGGCTGAATTGGCTACCCTTGCGTTTTACGTGTTCACTGGTTACAATTTTAGGCCGAAGGTGCATAACCCCTATTTTGCGATTGACGATGAAGAGGAGGAAGCTGCTGCTGAGGAACTCAAGAAGCTTGAAGATGAGTTCGAATTGTGA
- the LOC131300481 gene encoding small heat shock protein, chloroplastic-like isoform X2, giving the protein MSSKTLAIRSSLLVSNRAGPSAKAVGPNSVSFTYGCNPRRAVRLPVVRAQVTGDGKDAARTQSTGERKDTQRAQSSGDKKDAAKGQATHGEKKDTARAAPATEEKRDTAIDVHVSNRGNQQQGQAVEVRPRRQALHLSPFGLLDSLSPMRTIRQMFASIDQLFDDALTFPAAESRAPWDAKEDENVYVEDDELVIKGEHKEERAQDESWSERSYGAFYTRLRLPDYCDKDKIKGELKNGVLVISIPKTKVERKVIDVDIQ; this is encoded by the exons ATGTCTTCAAAAACTTTGGCAATCCGTTCTTCGCTTCTGGTGTCAAACAGAGCCGGGCCTTCCGCCAAGGCAGTTGGGCCAAACTCGGTCTCCTTTACGTATGGCTGCAACCCGAGAAGGGCCGTTAGGTTGCCCGTGGTGAGGGCTCAGGTGACTGGAGATGGCAAAGACGCGGCCAGGACTCAATCAACCGGAGAGAGAAAAGACACACAAAGAGCTCAGTCGAGTGGAGATAAAAAGGACGCGGCCAAGGGTCAGGCTACTCATGGAGAGAAAAAGGACACGGCGAGGGCAGCTCCGGCGACCGAAGAAAAGAGAGACACGGCAATCGACGTCCACGTCAGCAATCGAGGCAACCAACAACAAGGGCAGGCAGTGGAGGTGCGGCCACGGCGGCAGGcccttcatctctctccttttg GTTTACTGGACTCCCTCTCTCCAATGAGGACAATCCGCCAAATGTTCGCGTCAATAGATCAACTCTTTGACGATGCATTGACATTCCCTGCAGCAGAGTCACGTGCCCCGTGGGATGCCAAAGAAGATGAAAAC GTCTATGTAGAGGATGACGAGCTTGTTATTAAAGGAGAACACAAGGAAGAGAGAGCCCAAGACGAATCGTGGTCTGAAAGGAGCTATGGTGCCTTTTACACTCGGCTTCGCCTCCCGGATTACTGCGACAAGGATAAAATCAAAGGGGAATTGAAGAACGGGGTTCTCGTCATTTCTATTCCTAAGACCAAGGTAGAGCGCAAGGTGATAGACGTGGACATCCAGTGA
- the LOC131300481 gene encoding small heat shock protein, chloroplastic-like isoform X1 translates to MSSKTLAIRSSLLVSNRAGPSAKAVGPNSVSFTYGCNPRRAVRLPVVRAQVTGDGKDAARTQSTGERKDTQRAQSSGDKKDAAKGQATHGEKKDTARAAPATEEKRDTAIDVHVSNRGNQQQGQAVEVRPRRQALHLSPFGLLDSLSPMRTIRQMFASIDQLFDDALTFPAAESRAPWDAKEDENVIKMRFDVPGLTKEDVKVYVEDDELVIKGEHKEERAQDESWSERSYGAFYTRLRLPDYCDKDKIKGELKNGVLVISIPKTKVERKVIDVDIQ, encoded by the exons ATGTCTTCAAAAACTTTGGCAATCCGTTCTTCGCTTCTGGTGTCAAACAGAGCCGGGCCTTCCGCCAAGGCAGTTGGGCCAAACTCGGTCTCCTTTACGTATGGCTGCAACCCGAGAAGGGCCGTTAGGTTGCCCGTGGTGAGGGCTCAGGTGACTGGAGATGGCAAAGACGCGGCCAGGACTCAATCAACCGGAGAGAGAAAAGACACACAAAGAGCTCAGTCGAGTGGAGATAAAAAGGACGCGGCCAAGGGTCAGGCTACTCATGGAGAGAAAAAGGACACGGCGAGGGCAGCTCCGGCGACCGAAGAAAAGAGAGACACGGCAATCGACGTCCACGTCAGCAATCGAGGCAACCAACAACAAGGGCAGGCAGTGGAGGTGCGGCCACGGCGGCAGGcccttcatctctctccttttg GTTTACTGGACTCCCTCTCTCCAATGAGGACAATCCGCCAAATGTTCGCGTCAATAGATCAACTCTTTGACGATGCATTGACATTCCCTGCAGCAGAGTCACGTGCCCCGTGGGATGCCAAAGAAGATGAAAACGTAATCAAGATGCGTTTTGATGTTCCCGGACTCACCAAAGAAGATGTCAAGGTCTATGTAGAGGATGACGAGCTTGTTATTAAAGGAGAACACAAGGAAGAGAGAGCCCAAGACGAATCGTGGTCTGAAAGGAGCTATGGTGCCTTTTACACTCGGCTTCGCCTCCCGGATTACTGCGACAAGGATAAAATCAAAGGGGAATTGAAGAACGGGGTTCTCGTCATTTCTATTCCTAAGACCAAGGTAGAGCGCAAGGTGATAGACGTGGACATCCAGTGA